In the Vitis vinifera cultivar Pinot Noir 40024 chromosome 2, ASM3070453v1 genome, one interval contains:
- the LOC104882453 gene encoding uncharacterized protein LOC104882453, translated as MGIREISISGHKLTIHELEDVCDSATGRVLTGSWLWDSSLLLSQWMATRAEDIRGKSVIELGAGTGLPGLTAAMLGAGRVVLTDVEALLRGLERNVEVNGLGERVEVRELVWGSEEEEEWVSSGARKGEGEFDIVLMSDVFLEVEAMGDLAKTLKRVCGSGSQVWCGSEVRQWTYECLGQLVSEGFGVVELPSPVGVSDGSWDLFSIFHLIPPIEGCHVGEYLVLEGLGDA; from the coding sequence ATGGGCATAAGAGAAATATCAATCTCAGGTCACAAGCTCACCATCCACGAACTCGAAGACGTGTGCGACTCAGCCACCGGCCGAGTCCTCACCGGGTCATGGCTGTGGGACTCCTCCCTGCTGCTTTCCCAGTGGATGGCCACTCGCGCTGAAGATATCAGAGGCAAGTCCGTCATTGAGCTAGGTGCCGGAACTGGCCTCCCGGGGCTGACGGCGGCGATGCTGGGGGCGGGGCGGGTGGTGCTGACGGACGTGGAGGCGCTGCTGCGGGGGCTGGAGAGGAACGTGGAGGTGAACGGATTAGGGGAGAGAGTGGAGGTGAGGGAACTAGTGTGGGGGtcggaggaggaggaggagtgGGTGAGTAGTGGAGCAAGGAAGGGGGAGGGGGAGTTTGATATCGTATTGATGTCGGACGTGTTTTTGGAGGTGGAGGCGATGGGGGATTTGGCGAAGACGTTGAAGAGGGTGTGTGGGAGTGGGAGTCAGGTGTGGTGCGGGAGCGAGGTGAGACAGTGGACATATGAGTGCTTGGGGCAGTTGGTGAGTGAAGGGTTTGGAGTGGTTGAGTTGCCGAGTCCAGTGGGTGTGTCGGATGGCAGTTGGGAcctattttccattttccatcTCATTCCACCGATTGAGGGTTGCCACGTGGGCGAGTATCTTGTGCTTGAAGGTCTGGGTGATGCGTAG
- the LOC100264343 gene encoding regulator of nonsense transcripts 1 homolog isoform X1, translated as MDSQPNNLYDTASQPDTGNDAYTFIEFNTQGEDFDYPDFRDPIRPSAWPTPSDSISDAADHQSDASPVSAAPGSATKARGAAGSSSSSQAAVDALAAGMSGLNFEETGDDDNYEYGKGDFTEHACRYCGVQNPACVVRCNVPSCRKWFCNSRGNTSGSHIVNHLVRAKHKEVCLHKDSPLGETILECYNCGCRNVFLLGFISAKTESVVVLLCREPCLSVNALKDMNWDLSQWCPLIDDRCFLQWLVKIPSEQEQLRARQISAQQINKVEELWKTNPDASLEDLEKPGVDDEPQPIALKYEDAYQYQNVFAPLIKLEADYDKMMKESQSKDNVTIRWDIGLNKKRIAYFVFPKEDNELRLVPGDELRLRYSGDAAHPAWQSVGHVIKLTAQEEVALELRASQGVPVDVNHGFSVDFVWKSTSFDRMQGAMKTFAVDETSVSGYIYHHLLGHEVEVQMVRNTLPRRFGAPGLPELNASQVFAVKSVLQKPISLIQGPPGTGKTVTSAAIVYHMAKQGQGQVLVCAPSNVAVDQLAEKISATGLKVVRLCAKSREAVSSPVEHLTLHYQVRHLDTSEKSELHKLQQLKDEQGELSSSDEKKYKALKRATEREISQSADVICCTCVGAGDPRLANFRFRQVLIDESTQATEPECLIPLVLGVKQVVLVGDHCQLGPVIMCKKAARAGLAQSLFERLVLLGVKPIRLQVQYRMHPSLSEFPSNSFYEGTLQNGVTINERQSSGIDFPWPVPNRPMFFYVQMGQEEISASGTSYLNRTEAANVEKIVTTFLRSGVVPSQIGVITPYEGQRAYIVNYMSRNGALRQQLYKEIEVASVDSFQGREKDYIILSCVRSNEHQGIGFLNDPRRLNVALTRARYGIVILGNPKVLSKQPLWNSLLTHYKEHECLVEGPLNNLKQSMVQFQKPKKIYNDRRLFFGGGPGIVPNDNFGTVTSSSPSADRRSSRGRGSYMPSGPPNGTHKPGVHPAGFPMPRVPLPPFHGGPPSQPYAIPTRGAVHGPVGAVPHVPPPGSRGFGAGRGNAGAPIGSHLPHQQGSQQAVGNLGSTFNFPALENPNSQPSVGGPLSQPGFVTNMPVQGPSQTFRDGFSIGGMSQDFLGDDFKSQGSHVPYNVADFSTQASQSGYTLDYATQGAQAGFPGSFLNQNSQAGYTRFGTGNDFMSQDYMAHGSQGLFTQVGFNDPSQDDASQSHFGVANPNPLQSQVPDLQGLMNPLYSQPFAHYNTQPLNLQAPQQQQQQQQQTPPQQGQSSQNQKLHYNG; from the exons ATGGATTCACAACCCAACAACCTCTACGACACCGCTTCCCAACCCGACACTGGCAACGACGCCTACACGTTCATCGAATTCAACACTCAAGGCGAGGACTTTGACTACCCTGACTTCCGCGACCCGATTCGCCCCTCCGCCTGGCCCACGCCTTCCGATTCGATATCCGACGCAGCTGACCACCAGTCCGATGCTTCTCCTGTCTCCGCCGCCCCCGGCAGCGCCACCAAGGCCCGCGGCGCCGCcggcagcagcagcagcagccagGCAGCCGTGGACGCCTTGGCTGCGGGAATGAGCGGATTAAACTTTGAGGAGACTGGGGATGATGATAATTATGAGTACGGAAAAGGGGATTTCACGGAGCACGCGTGCAGGTATTGCGGAGTTCAGAATCCTGCGTGCGTCGTGCGGTGTAATGTGCCGTCGTGCCGCAAGTGGTTTTGTAATTCACGCGGGAATACGTCCGGTTCGCATATTGTGAATCACCTG GTTCGAGCCAAACACAAGGAAGTTTGTCTTCATAAAGATAGTCCTCTTGGAGAAACAATCCTTGAATGCTACAACTGTGGATGCCGAAATGTGTTTCTTCTTGGATTTATATCTGCCAAGACAGAAAGTGTTGTTGTTCTGCTTTGTAGAGAACCTTGCCTGAGTGTTAATGCATTGAAGGACATGAACTGGGACCTGAGTCAGTGGTGCCCTCTTATTGATGATAGGTGTTTCTTGCAGTGGCTTGTTAAG ATCCCATCCGAACAGGAGCAATTGAGGGCACGGCAAATCAGTGcccaacaaataaataaggtaGAAGAACTTTGGAAGACAAATCCTGATGCTTCCCTGGAAGATCTTGAGAAGCCTGGTGTGGATGATGAACCCCAGCCCATAGCCTTGAAATATGAAGATGCATATCAG TATCAAAATGTATTTGCACCACTTATCAAGCTTGAGGCAGACTATGATAAA atGATGAAAGAATCTCAAAGCAAAGACAACGTTACAATTCGCTGGGATATTGGTCTTAACAAGAAGCGTATTGCATATTTCGTTTTTCCAAAG gaagacaatgagttgcGTCTTGTACCTGGTGATGAGTTGCGGCTGCGTTATTCAGGAGATGCAGCTCATCCAGCATGGCAGTCGGTTGGGCATGTG ATCAAGCTAACTGCACAAGAGGAGGTTGCACTTGAGCTTCGTGCCAGTCAG GGAGTTCCTGTTGATGTGAATCATGGTTTCAGTGTTGACTTTGTGTGGAAGAGTACAAGCTTTGATCGGATGCAGGGGGCCATGAAAACTTTTGCAGTGGATGAAACTAGTGTCAGTGG ATACATTTACCATCACTTGTTGGGTCATGAAGTTGAGGTTCAGATGGTTCGAAATACGCTCCCTCGTCGATTTGGCGCACCAGGCCTTCCAGAGCTCAATGCTTCTCAA GTTTTTGCTGTAAAGAGTGTACTTCAAAAGCCAATAAGTTTGATTCAAGGTCCACCTGGCACTGGGAAAACTGTAACTTCAGCAGCAATTGTATATCACATGGCTAAACAAGGCCAGGGGCAg GTTTTGGTTTGTGCTCCAAGTAATGTGGCTGTAGACCAACTAGCTGAAAAGATAAGTGCCACTGGGTTAAAG GTCGTTAGGCTCTGTGCAAAATCGAGGGAAGCTGTTAGTTCTCCTGTTGAGCATTTAACCCTTCATTATCAG GTTCGACATCTTGATACGTCGGAAAAGAGTGAGCTTCATAAGCTACAGCAACTGAAGGATGAACAAG GGGAGTTGTCTAGCAGTGATGAGAAAAAATACAAAGCTCTGAAGCGGGCGACCGAGAGGGAGATATCTCAAAGTGCTGATGTCATTTGTTGCACATGTGTTGGTGCTGGGGATCCTCGGTTGGCCAATTTTAGATTCCGTCAG gTGCTTATTGATGAGTCTACTCAGGCTACTGAACCTGAGTGCCTCATTCCTTTGGTTCTTGGTGTGAAGCAG GTTGTCCTTGTTGGTGACCATTGCCAGCTTGGTCCAGTCATCATGTGTAAGAAAGCTGCACGGGCTGGGCTAGCTCAGTCTCTGTTTGAGCGTCTTGTGCTTCTGGGTGTGAAACCAATTAGATTGCAG GTTCAATACCGTATGCACCCATCCCTGTCAGAATTTCCTTCCAATAGCTTCTATGAAGGTACACTCCAAAATGGAGTGACCATCAATGAAAGGCAATCGTCTGGCATTGATTTTCCTTGGCCTGTGCCAAATCGACCTATGTTCTTTTATGTCCAG ATGGGACAAGAGGAGATCAGTGCTAGCGGAACATCCTATCTGAATAGGACTGAAGCTGCAAATGTTGAAAAAATTGTAACTACTTTTTTAAGAAGTGGTGTAGTTCCCAGTCAG ATTGGGGTGATAACACCATATGAGGGACAGAGAGCATATATTGTGAATTATATGTCGAGAAATGGTGCTTTAAGGCAACAACTTTATAAAGAAATTGAG GTTGCGAGTGTAGATTCATTCCAGGGAAGGGAAAAAGATTACATTATTTTGTCTTGTGTGAGGAGTAATGAGCATCAG GGCATTGGGTTCCTTAATGATCCTCGCAGGCTTAATGTTGCACTAACACGTGCTCGTTATGGTATTGTCATCCTGGGAAATCCTAAAGTTCTTAGTAAACAGCCGCTATGGAATAGCTTGTTGACACACTACAAG gAGCATGAGTGCTTGGTTGAAGGTCCTCTGAATAACCTGAAGCAGAGTATGGTTCAATTTCAAAAGCCAAAAAAG ATCTACAATGATCGTCGACTTTTCTTCGGAGGTGGCCCTGGGATAGTGCCTAATGACAATTTTGGAACTGTTACTTCGTCAAGCCCCAGTGCTGATAGAAGAAGCAGTCGTGGCAGGG GTTCATATATGCCATCTGGCCCACCCAATGGTACTCATAAACCTGGAGTGCATCCGGCTGGGTTCCCAATGCCTCGTGTCCCCCTTCCTCCATTTCATGGTGGTCCCCCATCTCAACCCTATGCCATTCCAACTCGTGGAGCTGTACATGGACCTGTTGGAGCTGTTCCTCATGTCCCTCCACCAGGAAGCCGGGGGTTTGGTGCTGGGCGTGGCAATGCTGGTGCTCCTATTGGCAGTCATCTTCCACACCAGCAAGGTTCTCAGCAAGCTGTTGGGAATCTTGGCTCTACTTTTAACTTTCCTGCTCTGGAGAATCCAAATAGCCAGCCATCCGTGGGTGGTCCATTATCTCAACCCGGATTTGTTACTAAT ATGCCAGTACAAGGTCCGAGCCAAACATTTCGTGATGGATTTTCTATTGGGGGCATGTCGCAG GATTTCTTGGGTGATGATTTTAAAAGCCAGGGTTCACATGTACCTTATAATGTTGCAGACTTCTCCACACAG GCTTCTCAAAGTGGGTATACCCTTGATTATGCTACACAAGGAGCGCAGGCTGGGTTTCCAGGAAGTTTCCTAAACCAGAACTCTCAAGCTGGATATACTCGATTTGGTACTGGAAATGATTTCATGTCTCAG GACTACATGGCTCACGGATCACAAGGTCTGTTTACACAGGTTGGCTTCAATGACCCATCCCAAGATGATGCCTCCCAGAGCCATTTTGGTGTGGCCAATCCCAACCCCCTTCAATCGCAG GTGCCTGACTTGCAGGGTTTGATGAATCCTCTCTACTCCCAACCCTTTGCCCATTACAACACACAGCCACTAAATTTGCAGGCTccacagcagcagcagcaacagcaaCAGCAAACACCTCCCCAGCAGGGCCAGAGCTCCCAAAACCAGAAACTCCACTACAATGGTTGA
- the LOC100264343 gene encoding regulator of nonsense transcripts 1 homolog isoform X2, translating to MDSQPNNLYDTASQPDTGNDAYTFIEFNTQGEDFDYPDFRDPIRPSAWPTPSDSISDAADHQSDASPVSAAPGSATKARGAAGSSSSSQAAVDALAAGMSGLNFEETGDDDNYEYGKGDFTEHACRYCGVQNPACVVRCNVPSCRKWFCNSRGNTSGSHIVNHLVRAKHKEVCLHKDSPLGETILECYNCGCRNVFLLGFISAKTESVVVLLCREPCLSVNALKDMNWDLSQWCPLIDDRCFLQWLVKIPSEQEQLRARQISAQQINKVEELWKTNPDASLEDLEKPGVDDEPQPIALKYEDAYQYQNVFAPLIKLEADYDKMMKESQSKDNVTIRWDIGLNKKRIAYFVFPKEDNELRLVPGDELRLRYSGDAAHPAWQSVGHVIKLTAQEEVALELRASQGVPVDVNHGFSVDFVWKSTSFDRMQGAMKTFAVDETSVSGYIYHHLLGHEVEVQMVRNTLPRRFGAPGLPELNASQVFAVKSVLQKPISLIQGPPGTGKTVTSAAIVYHMAKQGQGQVLVCAPSNVAVDQLAEKISATGLKVVRLCAKSREAVSSPVEHLTLHYQVRHLDTSEKSELHKLQQLKDEQGELSSSDEKKYKALKRATEREISQSADVICCTCVGAGDPRLANFRFRQVLIDESTQATEPECLIPLVLGVKQVVLVGDHCQLGPVIMCKKAARAGLAQSLFERLVLLGVKPIRLQVQYRMHPSLSEFPSNSFYEGTLQNGVTINERQSSGIDFPWPVPNRPMFFYVQMGQEEISASGTSYLNRTEAANVEKIVTTFLRSGVVPSQIGVITPYEGQRAYIVNYMSRNGALRQQLYKEIEVASVDSFQGREKDYIILSCVRSNEHQGIGFLNDPRRLNVALTRARYGIVILGNPKVLSKQPLWNSLLTHYKEHECLVEGPLNNLKQSMVQFQKPKKIYNDRRLFFGGGPGIVPNDNFGTVTSSSPSADRRSSRGRGSYMPSGPPNGTHKPGVHPAGFPMPRVPLPPFHGGPPSQPYAIPTRGAVHGPVGAVPHVPPPGSRGFGAGRGNAGAPIGSHLPHQQGSQQAVGNLGSTFNFPALENPNSQPSVGGPLSQPGFVTNMPVQGPSQTFRDGFSIGGMSQDFLGDDFKSQGSHVPYNVADFSTQASQSGYTLDYATQGAQAGFPGSFLNQNSQAGYTRFGTGNDFMSQDYMAHGSQGLFTQVGFNDPSQDDASQSHFGVANPNPLQSQGLMNPLYSQPFAHYNTQPLNLQAPQQQQQQQQQTPPQQGQSSQNQKLHYNG from the exons ATGGATTCACAACCCAACAACCTCTACGACACCGCTTCCCAACCCGACACTGGCAACGACGCCTACACGTTCATCGAATTCAACACTCAAGGCGAGGACTTTGACTACCCTGACTTCCGCGACCCGATTCGCCCCTCCGCCTGGCCCACGCCTTCCGATTCGATATCCGACGCAGCTGACCACCAGTCCGATGCTTCTCCTGTCTCCGCCGCCCCCGGCAGCGCCACCAAGGCCCGCGGCGCCGCcggcagcagcagcagcagccagGCAGCCGTGGACGCCTTGGCTGCGGGAATGAGCGGATTAAACTTTGAGGAGACTGGGGATGATGATAATTATGAGTACGGAAAAGGGGATTTCACGGAGCACGCGTGCAGGTATTGCGGAGTTCAGAATCCTGCGTGCGTCGTGCGGTGTAATGTGCCGTCGTGCCGCAAGTGGTTTTGTAATTCACGCGGGAATACGTCCGGTTCGCATATTGTGAATCACCTG GTTCGAGCCAAACACAAGGAAGTTTGTCTTCATAAAGATAGTCCTCTTGGAGAAACAATCCTTGAATGCTACAACTGTGGATGCCGAAATGTGTTTCTTCTTGGATTTATATCTGCCAAGACAGAAAGTGTTGTTGTTCTGCTTTGTAGAGAACCTTGCCTGAGTGTTAATGCATTGAAGGACATGAACTGGGACCTGAGTCAGTGGTGCCCTCTTATTGATGATAGGTGTTTCTTGCAGTGGCTTGTTAAG ATCCCATCCGAACAGGAGCAATTGAGGGCACGGCAAATCAGTGcccaacaaataaataaggtaGAAGAACTTTGGAAGACAAATCCTGATGCTTCCCTGGAAGATCTTGAGAAGCCTGGTGTGGATGATGAACCCCAGCCCATAGCCTTGAAATATGAAGATGCATATCAG TATCAAAATGTATTTGCACCACTTATCAAGCTTGAGGCAGACTATGATAAA atGATGAAAGAATCTCAAAGCAAAGACAACGTTACAATTCGCTGGGATATTGGTCTTAACAAGAAGCGTATTGCATATTTCGTTTTTCCAAAG gaagacaatgagttgcGTCTTGTACCTGGTGATGAGTTGCGGCTGCGTTATTCAGGAGATGCAGCTCATCCAGCATGGCAGTCGGTTGGGCATGTG ATCAAGCTAACTGCACAAGAGGAGGTTGCACTTGAGCTTCGTGCCAGTCAG GGAGTTCCTGTTGATGTGAATCATGGTTTCAGTGTTGACTTTGTGTGGAAGAGTACAAGCTTTGATCGGATGCAGGGGGCCATGAAAACTTTTGCAGTGGATGAAACTAGTGTCAGTGG ATACATTTACCATCACTTGTTGGGTCATGAAGTTGAGGTTCAGATGGTTCGAAATACGCTCCCTCGTCGATTTGGCGCACCAGGCCTTCCAGAGCTCAATGCTTCTCAA GTTTTTGCTGTAAAGAGTGTACTTCAAAAGCCAATAAGTTTGATTCAAGGTCCACCTGGCACTGGGAAAACTGTAACTTCAGCAGCAATTGTATATCACATGGCTAAACAAGGCCAGGGGCAg GTTTTGGTTTGTGCTCCAAGTAATGTGGCTGTAGACCAACTAGCTGAAAAGATAAGTGCCACTGGGTTAAAG GTCGTTAGGCTCTGTGCAAAATCGAGGGAAGCTGTTAGTTCTCCTGTTGAGCATTTAACCCTTCATTATCAG GTTCGACATCTTGATACGTCGGAAAAGAGTGAGCTTCATAAGCTACAGCAACTGAAGGATGAACAAG GGGAGTTGTCTAGCAGTGATGAGAAAAAATACAAAGCTCTGAAGCGGGCGACCGAGAGGGAGATATCTCAAAGTGCTGATGTCATTTGTTGCACATGTGTTGGTGCTGGGGATCCTCGGTTGGCCAATTTTAGATTCCGTCAG gTGCTTATTGATGAGTCTACTCAGGCTACTGAACCTGAGTGCCTCATTCCTTTGGTTCTTGGTGTGAAGCAG GTTGTCCTTGTTGGTGACCATTGCCAGCTTGGTCCAGTCATCATGTGTAAGAAAGCTGCACGGGCTGGGCTAGCTCAGTCTCTGTTTGAGCGTCTTGTGCTTCTGGGTGTGAAACCAATTAGATTGCAG GTTCAATACCGTATGCACCCATCCCTGTCAGAATTTCCTTCCAATAGCTTCTATGAAGGTACACTCCAAAATGGAGTGACCATCAATGAAAGGCAATCGTCTGGCATTGATTTTCCTTGGCCTGTGCCAAATCGACCTATGTTCTTTTATGTCCAG ATGGGACAAGAGGAGATCAGTGCTAGCGGAACATCCTATCTGAATAGGACTGAAGCTGCAAATGTTGAAAAAATTGTAACTACTTTTTTAAGAAGTGGTGTAGTTCCCAGTCAG ATTGGGGTGATAACACCATATGAGGGACAGAGAGCATATATTGTGAATTATATGTCGAGAAATGGTGCTTTAAGGCAACAACTTTATAAAGAAATTGAG GTTGCGAGTGTAGATTCATTCCAGGGAAGGGAAAAAGATTACATTATTTTGTCTTGTGTGAGGAGTAATGAGCATCAG GGCATTGGGTTCCTTAATGATCCTCGCAGGCTTAATGTTGCACTAACACGTGCTCGTTATGGTATTGTCATCCTGGGAAATCCTAAAGTTCTTAGTAAACAGCCGCTATGGAATAGCTTGTTGACACACTACAAG gAGCATGAGTGCTTGGTTGAAGGTCCTCTGAATAACCTGAAGCAGAGTATGGTTCAATTTCAAAAGCCAAAAAAG ATCTACAATGATCGTCGACTTTTCTTCGGAGGTGGCCCTGGGATAGTGCCTAATGACAATTTTGGAACTGTTACTTCGTCAAGCCCCAGTGCTGATAGAAGAAGCAGTCGTGGCAGGG GTTCATATATGCCATCTGGCCCACCCAATGGTACTCATAAACCTGGAGTGCATCCGGCTGGGTTCCCAATGCCTCGTGTCCCCCTTCCTCCATTTCATGGTGGTCCCCCATCTCAACCCTATGCCATTCCAACTCGTGGAGCTGTACATGGACCTGTTGGAGCTGTTCCTCATGTCCCTCCACCAGGAAGCCGGGGGTTTGGTGCTGGGCGTGGCAATGCTGGTGCTCCTATTGGCAGTCATCTTCCACACCAGCAAGGTTCTCAGCAAGCTGTTGGGAATCTTGGCTCTACTTTTAACTTTCCTGCTCTGGAGAATCCAAATAGCCAGCCATCCGTGGGTGGTCCATTATCTCAACCCGGATTTGTTACTAAT ATGCCAGTACAAGGTCCGAGCCAAACATTTCGTGATGGATTTTCTATTGGGGGCATGTCGCAG GATTTCTTGGGTGATGATTTTAAAAGCCAGGGTTCACATGTACCTTATAATGTTGCAGACTTCTCCACACAG GCTTCTCAAAGTGGGTATACCCTTGATTATGCTACACAAGGAGCGCAGGCTGGGTTTCCAGGAAGTTTCCTAAACCAGAACTCTCAAGCTGGATATACTCGATTTGGTACTGGAAATGATTTCATGTCTCAG GACTACATGGCTCACGGATCACAAGGTCTGTTTACACAGGTTGGCTTCAATGACCCATCCCAAGATGATGCCTCCCAGAGCCATTTTGGTGTGGCCAATCCCAACCCCCTTCAATCGCAG GGTTTGATGAATCCTCTCTACTCCCAACCCTTTGCCCATTACAACACACAGCCACTAAATTTGCAGGCTccacagcagcagcagcaacagcaaCAGCAAACACCTCCCCAGCAGGGCCAGAGCTCCCAAAACCAGAAACTCCACTACAATGGTTGA